In Companilactobacillus allii, one genomic interval encodes:
- a CDS encoding aldo/keto reductase, translating to MKYTKFGNTGLDVSRIALGTMGFGNASTGMFPWAIDEEKSTDVIKTALDLGINFFDTANIYSHGDSEKFVGDALKKYADRDQIVLATKVFFTPEQKPNYAGLSRKAIMSQIDQSLKRLQTDYVDLYIIHRFDYNTPIEETMEALHDVVKSGKARYIGASAMFAWQFAEAQAVAKEHNWTEFVSMQNHLNLLYREEEREMMPLCEEKNIAVTPYSPLASGRLARDWSSTTKRYETDKVARSKYDSTEEQDEPIVQRVGEIADKYGVKRAQVALAWLLQKPQVAAPIVGATKKSHLIDAVDALDITLSKDDVDFLEEPYLPHKLVGAFTKADANDYSR from the coding sequence ATGAAATATACAAAGTTTGGTAACACAGGATTAGATGTTTCAAGAATTGCCTTAGGAACTATGGGATTTGGTAATGCCTCAACTGGCATGTTCCCTTGGGCTATAGACGAAGAAAAGAGTACCGATGTAATAAAGACTGCCCTTGATTTGGGTATTAACTTCTTTGATACTGCCAATATCTATTCGCATGGTGACAGTGAGAAGTTTGTTGGGGATGCTTTGAAAAAGTACGCTGACAGAGATCAAATAGTTCTCGCCACTAAAGTATTCTTCACGCCTGAACAAAAGCCTAACTACGCTGGACTATCACGTAAGGCAATCATGTCTCAAATTGACCAAAGTTTGAAACGTCTTCAAACTGATTACGTTGATTTATACATCATCCATCGCTTTGACTACAATACTCCTATTGAAGAAACTATGGAGGCTTTGCATGATGTTGTTAAGTCTGGTAAAGCTAGATATATCGGTGCCTCTGCTATGTTTGCTTGGCAATTTGCTGAGGCACAAGCAGTAGCCAAAGAACATAATTGGACTGAATTTGTCTCTATGCAAAATCATCTCAATTTGTTGTATAGAGAAGAAGAACGTGAAATGATGCCACTTTGCGAAGAGAAGAATATAGCTGTGACACCTTATAGTCCACTAGCTTCTGGTAGATTGGCAAGAGATTGGTCATCAACTACTAAGAGATATGAAACAGACAAAGTTGCACGTTCTAAATATGATTCTACTGAAGAACAGGATGAACCAATCGTTCAAAGAGTTGGTGAGATTGCTGATAAATATGGTGTAAAACGTGCTCAAGTTGCTTTGGCATGGTTATTGCAAAAGCCTCAAGTCGCTGCCCCAATCGTTGGAGCTACTAAAAAGTCTCATCTTATTGACGCTGTTGATGCTTTGGATATAACTTTGAGCAAGGACGATGTTGATTTCCTTGAAGAACCTTATTTGCCACATAAGTTGGTTGGTGCATTTACCAAGGCTGATGCCAATGATTATAGTCGTTAG
- a CDS encoding GNAT family N-acetyltransferase yields the protein MFNVFVRKAQNDDLEQIIKVINDAKNLIKKSGSPQWQDGEPSRSVLEEDLQLGRGYVLIVNGDLVGYTCLMQTNDPHYEVIQDGSWNNTTDKYATLHRVAIGDGYRGKHLSDFLISNMFTIAYGLGFRNFRIDTHAMNKGMQHVSEKFGFKYRGIIYVGEKEDDRRLAYELNI from the coding sequence ATGTTTAATGTTTTTGTAAGAAAAGCACAAAATGATGATTTAGAACAAATTATCAAAGTTATTAATGATGCTAAGAACCTCATCAAGAAATCAGGAAGTCCACAATGGCAAGATGGTGAACCCAGCCGATCAGTTCTTGAAGAAGATCTGCAACTAGGACGTGGATACGTCTTGATAGTTAACGGTGATTTGGTCGGTTACACATGTTTAATGCAAACAAACGACCCACACTACGAAGTTATCCAAGATGGTAGCTGGAATAATACCACAGATAAATACGCCACATTGCATCGAGTTGCTATAGGGGATGGATATCGAGGTAAGCATCTAAGTGACTTTTTGATTTCAAACATGTTTACGATTGCGTACGGATTAGGATTTAGAAACTTCCGTATAGATACACATGCAATGAATAAAGGAATGCAACACGTATCAGAGAAGTTTGGATTTAAGTATCGGGGCATTATTTATGTCGGTGAAAAAGAAGATGATAGACGACTGGCTTATGAACTCAATATTTAG
- a CDS encoding DegV family protein: MPTAIVTDTASYLTSEQIKEFNITVLPITVILGNKQYKETEELGLDKFYDYLKTEDELPTTAQVSMGQIEEAYDRLVSEGYDKIISIHLSSGITSFMDNLRMFCKEYDKAEVFPFDSLVASAGEANLVLLAGKLVQEGQSPEDIVPKLKMLRDTMEVRFAVDNLNHLMRTGRLSNRSAIIGNLLNIKPMLTFDDEGKIIAIGKERTMKRVFRLMCDKIQETLDNVDYKVHATIIDANNQELSDSWAQDLQEKFPNVRVTQSSLGPAISVHTGEKTMGIIWEMDWQTVK, translated from the coding sequence ATGCCAACGGCAATTGTGACGGATACGGCTTCATATTTAACGTCGGAACAAATAAAAGAATTTAACATCACTGTTCTGCCAATTACAGTTATTTTGGGAAATAAACAATATAAAGAAACCGAAGAATTAGGATTAGACAAATTTTACGATTATTTAAAAACTGAAGATGAATTACCAACAACAGCTCAAGTTTCAATGGGACAAATCGAAGAGGCCTATGACAGGTTAGTATCAGAGGGATACGATAAGATTATTTCTATTCATTTATCAAGTGGAATTACTAGTTTCATGGATAATTTGAGAATGTTCTGTAAGGAATATGACAAAGCAGAAGTATTTCCGTTTGATTCATTAGTTGCCAGTGCTGGGGAAGCAAACTTGGTATTACTAGCCGGTAAATTGGTACAAGAAGGACAGAGTCCTGAAGATATCGTACCTAAGTTAAAGATGCTTCGTGACACTATGGAAGTCAGATTTGCAGTTGATAATTTGAATCACCTAATGCGTACAGGACGTTTGAGTAATAGATCAGCCATTATTGGTAATTTATTAAATATCAAACCAATGTTAACTTTTGATGATGAAGGTAAGATTATCGCCATAGGTAAAGAACGCACAATGAAACGAGTCTTCAGACTTATGTGTGACAAAATTCAAGAAACACTAGATAATGTTGATTATAAAGTCCATGCAACCATCATTGATGCTAATAATCAAGAGTTGTCAGATTCTTGGGCACAAGATTTGCAAGAGAAGTTTCCAAATGTTCGAGTAACACAAAGTTCACTGGGACCAGCTATTAGTGTCCATACAGGTGAAAAGACAATGGGAATTATTTGGGAGATGGATTGGCAGACAGTTAAGTAA
- a CDS encoding MerR family transcriptional regulator translates to MQIKEISDRLDIRPETIRYWEKVGLVSPSSRTKSGYRDYDETNVEWIQYVKCLRVIGVPIENIKKYNELFLIGDSTINERKNIIIDQRQHLIDQIKEFESALELADNKIKNYEKMILPVERELKNKSNIK, encoded by the coding sequence ATGCAGATTAAAGAAATTTCAGATAGATTAGATATTCGACCAGAAACGATTCGTTATTGGGAAAAAGTTGGACTAGTCAGTCCAAGCAGTAGGACAAAGTCTGGATATCGTGATTATGATGAGACGAATGTTGAATGGATACAATATGTTAAGTGTCTGAGAGTGATTGGAGTTCCAATTGAGAATATCAAGAAATATAATGAATTATTCTTAATAGGTGATAGTACCATTAACGAACGTAAGAATATTATAATTGATCAACGTCAGCATTTGATTGATCAAATCAAAGAGTTTGAATCTGCACTTGAATTGGCTGATAATAAAATTAAAAATTATGAAAAAATGATATTACCCGTTGAACGTGAACTTAAGAATAAAAGTAATATAAAATAA
- a CDS encoding DHA2 family efflux MFS transporter permease subunit produces MNKRTKLSLAIITIGSFFGVLSSTLMSTALPSIMKTFSITTSMGQWLTNGYILVNALMIPTSAYLLKKFSFKKLYLFFSTIFLLGTIFGALSQQYVFLITGRMIQAIGAGVMMPLVNVSAMNSATRHNQGKIMGIIGLAFNFAPVIGPTMSGFVLSVLSWRYLFILVIPFTAINIILSIIFLTNDHQETKLKFNTKGLILSSLGLLFLLYGLSNIGTTDFLTFNIGGATLIGIVILVLFVLTQRHDESPFINFKIFNYKQYNIAVIINMILMVTMYSNSIIIPILVQNVMHYSALQSGLVVLPGATFTAIMSPISGRLYDRFGVKRLVISGLIIDCIGTGLQSFTTLSTPILIVTLGQTIRQMGLCQVLIPIQTQALASIPNKILPDGVATYNTLRQVAASFGTALLVGIISMSTRANPGNYLASELAGIKIGFVVSLLMIVVCLVMTHWLVSRNAVE; encoded by the coding sequence ATGAACAAAAGAACCAAATTATCCCTTGCTATTATTACCATCGGAAGCTTTTTCGGAGTATTGAGTTCAACTTTGATGAGTACTGCTTTACCATCAATTATGAAGACATTCTCCATCACCACATCGATGGGTCAATGGCTGACTAATGGTTATATCTTGGTCAATGCACTGATGATTCCTACCAGTGCCTATTTATTGAAGAAATTCTCATTCAAAAAACTTTATCTATTCTTCTCAACTATATTCTTACTAGGAACAATCTTCGGTGCATTATCACAACAATATGTCTTCTTAATTACCGGAAGAATGATTCAAGCCATTGGCGCTGGTGTCATGATGCCGTTGGTCAATGTTTCAGCGATGAATTCAGCCACTCGGCATAATCAAGGTAAGATTATGGGGATAATTGGATTAGCGTTCAACTTTGCTCCGGTAATCGGCCCAACTATGTCAGGTTTTGTATTGTCAGTCCTATCTTGGCGTTATTTGTTCATTTTAGTAATACCTTTTACAGCAATAAATATTATCTTATCAATTATTTTCCTTACAAACGATCATCAAGAAACCAAATTGAAATTCAATACTAAGGGCTTAATTCTCTCAAGTTTGGGATTATTGTTCCTATTATATGGACTCTCAAATATTGGAACAACTGACTTTCTTACCTTTAATATTGGTGGTGCCACATTGATTGGGATTGTAATCTTAGTATTGTTCGTGCTTACTCAGCGACACGATGAATCCCCATTCATTAATTTTAAGATTTTTAACTACAAGCAATACAATATTGCAGTGATAATAAATATGATTCTAATGGTGACGATGTATAGTAACTCGATCATCATCCCTATCTTGGTCCAAAATGTCATGCACTACAGTGCCCTACAATCTGGTCTGGTTGTATTGCCCGGAGCCACTTTCACAGCAATAATGTCCCCGATAAGTGGACGATTATATGACAGATTCGGCGTCAAACGCTTAGTTATCTCAGGACTCATCATCGATTGCATCGGTACAGGATTACAATCATTCACAACCTTATCCACGCCTATCCTGATAGTGACATTAGGTCAAACTATCCGACAAATGGGCTTGTGCCAAGTTTTGATTCCGATCCAAACTCAAGCACTTGCATCTATTCCTAACAAAATCCTACCAGATGGCGTTGCGACATATAATACTTTGAGACAAGTGGCAGCTTCTTTTGGTACTGCCTTACTAGTCGGGATAATCAGTATGTCCACTCGTGCAAATCCAGGTAATTACTTAGCTAGTGAATTAGCTGGTATCAAAATTGGTTTTGTCGTGTCTCTTTTGATGATTGTAGTCTGTCTAGTAATGACTCATTGGTTAGTTTCTAGAAATGCTGTTGAATAA
- a CDS encoding NAD(P)-dependent oxidoreductase, whose protein sequence is MNIQITIFGATGSIGPFLIDKALDLGHTIISASRKPQNDTTDGVKSIVVDYGDTESIKKALVGSDAVIIALGGSNILEPTKNILHTLETYGPKKVEMITGFGSDKKLRKELPLSQQVMFNAMKVTFSAVLKVMSQQVEIIRNTNGLDWLNVQPPWLTYDEKTDYRYGVDIKSTVNSKLSRLDLADFMITQLSQNELGKKSVNIVGSTKK, encoded by the coding sequence ATGAACATTCAAATTACAATTTTTGGAGCTACAGGAAGCATTGGTCCATTTTTGATAGATAAAGCACTAGATCTTGGACATACGATAATAAGTGCAAGCCGAAAACCACAAAATGATACTACTGATGGTGTTAAAAGTATAGTAGTTGACTATGGAGACACTGAAAGTATTAAAAAGGCTTTAGTAGGTAGTGATGCAGTCATCATTGCACTCGGTGGTAGTAATATTTTAGAGCCAACCAAGAATATTTTACATACGTTAGAAACTTATGGTCCTAAGAAAGTAGAAATGATAACTGGATTTGGTTCAGATAAAAAATTACGAAAAGAATTACCATTAAGCCAACAAGTTATGTTTAATGCAATGAAAGTAACTTTTTCAGCAGTTTTAAAAGTAATGTCACAACAAGTAGAAATAATAAGAAATACAAATGGATTAGATTGGTTAAATGTTCAACCACCATGGCTAACTTATGATGAGAAGACTGACTATCGTTATGGAGTTGATATAAAAAGTACTGTTAATTCAAAGTTAAGCCGATTGGATTTGGCTGATTTTATGATTACACAATTATCACAAAATGAATTAGGTAAAAAATCGGTTAATATAGTTGGTTCTACTAAAAAATAA
- a CDS encoding amidohydrolase family protein codes for MTKIDVFAHVLPSNFYTQMKQIDNNLLAKNPYLQNDVLTDIEKRKTGLASDVVQVISNVNLNPEDYVDIKTSVKLCNLANEELINMVKDNDIFVSAVAMLPMNSVSGAIKIIDEQITKNDELIGVQLFTRALNKPITSDEYEPIFAKLNELNIPIWLHPVFDESRSDNNITFSWEYELTQAMYNLVKKGYFQKYPNLKILVHHAGAMIPFFSQRIKYTMSDTEYNDFKKFYVDTALLGNPKALELTVDFFKASHVLFGTDAPFGIPPFGATNQIVSAIDDLDLSVDQKNLIYSENLKNMLN; via the coding sequence ATGACAAAAATTGATGTATTCGCTCATGTATTACCTAGTAATTTTTACACTCAAATGAAACAAATCGATAATAATTTATTAGCCAAGAATCCTTATTTGCAAAATGATGTATTAACTGATATTGAAAAGAGAAAAACTGGTTTGGCATCTGATGTCGTGCAAGTTATTTCCAATGTTAATTTGAACCCTGAAGACTATGTTGATATTAAGACTTCAGTGAAACTATGCAATCTTGCAAATGAAGAACTGATAAACATGGTAAAAGATAATGATATTTTCGTGTCTGCGGTAGCGATGTTGCCCATGAACTCAGTATCTGGTGCTATAAAGATCATTGATGAACAAATCACAAAAAATGACGAGTTAATTGGAGTTCAATTATTTACTAGAGCTCTAAATAAGCCGATTACTTCTGATGAATACGAACCAATTTTTGCTAAATTAAATGAACTGAATATTCCTATCTGGTTACATCCAGTCTTTGATGAATCTCGTAGTGACAACAATATTACGTTCAGCTGGGAATATGAATTGACGCAAGCAATGTATAACTTGGTCAAAAAAGGATACTTCCAAAAGTATCCCAATCTGAAAATTTTAGTACACCACGCTGGTGCCATGATCCCCTTCTTCTCACAACGTATCAAATATACAATGTCCGATACTGAATATAATGACTTCAAGAAATTCTACGTTGATACTGCACTTTTGGGAAACCCTAAGGCACTCGAGTTAACTGTAGACTTTTTCAAAGCTAGCCACGTATTGTTTGGGACAGATGCCCCATTTGGTATTCCACCTTTTGGAGCAACCAATCAAATTGTCTCTGCAATAGATGATTTAGATCTTTCTGTAGATCAAAAGAACTTGATTTATTCAGAGAATCTTAAAAATATGCTAAATTAA
- a CDS encoding aldo/keto reductase, whose amino-acid sequence MTEQNLPSVALGTWAWGSEEVFGDPLTTKDLKPVVDSAMSAGLNLWDTAAVYGMGASETFVGDLLKYYKREDYLLSTKFTPQIADDSENAMANMLEGSLKRLHTDYVDIYWIHNPADVEKWTPQLIPLVKSGKIKRVGVSNHNLDEIKLANSILQKEGISISAIQNHYSLLYRSSEKAGIIDYCNENNIDFFSYMVLEQGALSGKYNTNNPLPAGSSRASKYNKMLPELEALTNELSEIGKKYDASAAQIAQSWAINKNTLPIIGVTKEKYIGETKQAITIKLTSAEIEKLETLADQANVETKGSWEKPMN is encoded by the coding sequence ATGACTGAACAAAATTTACCATCAGTAGCACTTGGAACTTGGGCTTGGGGCTCTGAGGAAGTCTTTGGTGATCCACTTACTACTAAAGACCTAAAACCAGTTGTTGATTCGGCTATGAGTGCTGGACTTAACCTATGGGATACTGCTGCAGTCTATGGAATGGGTGCCTCTGAAACATTCGTTGGTGATTTGTTAAAGTACTATAAACGAGAAGATTACCTACTATCAACTAAATTCACACCACAAATTGCTGATGACAGTGAAAACGCCATGGCAAATATGCTCGAAGGAAGTCTCAAGAGATTACATACAGACTATGTTGACATTTATTGGATTCATAATCCTGCTGACGTAGAAAAATGGACTCCTCAACTAATTCCCTTAGTTAAAAGTGGCAAGATCAAACGCGTTGGTGTTTCAAACCATAATTTGGACGAAATAAAGCTAGCAAATAGTATTCTTCAAAAAGAAGGAATCAGTATTTCAGCTATCCAAAATCACTACAGTTTACTATATCGTTCATCTGAAAAGGCCGGAATTATCGATTACTGTAATGAAAATAATATCGATTTCTTCTCATACATGGTATTGGAACAAGGTGCCTTGAGTGGTAAATACAATACTAACAATCCCCTACCAGCAGGTAGCTCTAGAGCATCCAAATATAACAAGATGTTACCAGAACTAGAAGCTCTGACAAATGAATTGAGTGAAATCGGTAAGAAATATGATGCATCCGCCGCACAAATAGCACAAAGTTGGGCCATCAACAAAAATACCCTACCAATCATCGGTGTAACTAAAGAAAAATATATTGGTGAAACTAAACAAGCTATAACTATCAAGTTAACATCAGCAGAAATTGAAAAATTAGAGACACTTGCAGATCAAGCAAACGTTGAAACTAAAGGTTCTTGGGAAAAACCTATGAATTAA
- a CDS encoding SDR family oxidoreductase, whose amino-acid sequence MTKVLIVGAHGQTARIVTDRLLNETDDQLVLFLRNSSRLNQYETNDRVELVDGDILDTDSLAKTMDGVDIVYSNVGGPNLADQATSLLNAMKQAGKKRLIFISSLGAYHEVPGKFGEWNEQAIADYLPGFRKSAQLIEASNTDYTMIRPAWMSNKDEINYETTQKTEPFKGTEVSRKSIADFVIKLLNDPTKHIGESVGLNKPNTDGDKPEWI is encoded by the coding sequence ATGACAAAAGTTCTAATCGTTGGCGCACATGGTCAGACAGCAAGGATTGTTACTGACAGATTGCTCAACGAAACTGACGATCAACTAGTTTTGTTCTTGCGAAACAGTAGTCGCTTGAATCAATATGAAACAAATGACCGTGTAGAATTGGTTGATGGTGATATTCTTGATACAGATTCTTTGGCTAAAACAATGGATGGTGTCGATATAGTTTATTCAAACGTCGGTGGACCTAACTTAGCAGACCAAGCAACTAGCCTTCTCAACGCTATGAAACAAGCTGGTAAAAAGCGTTTGATTTTTATCAGTTCACTTGGTGCCTATCATGAAGTCCCCGGTAAATTTGGAGAATGGAACGAACAAGCCATTGCCGATTATTTGCCCGGATTTAGAAAATCAGCACAATTGATCGAAGCCTCAAACACAGATTACACAATGATTCGTCCTGCTTGGATGAGTAACAAAGATGAAATCAACTATGAAACAACACAAAAAACTGAACCATTCAAGGGTACTGAGGTCTCACGAAAAAGTATCGCAGATTTTGTGATCAAATTATTGAACGATCCTACTAAACACATTGGTGAAAGTGTAGGATTAAACAAACCAAATACTGACGGTGACAAACCAGAATGGATTTAA
- a CDS encoding alpha/beta hydrolase, with translation MRNFTFDLDENVERREVRFNNRFGIEIAADFYLPKNIGDKKLSGLVIGGPFGAVKEQASGRYANEMAKNGFAALAFDGSYTGESGGTPRNVAAPDINTEDFMAAVDGIGMQKNVDRDSIGVIGICGWGSLALNAVAIDKRVKAVATVSMYDASAGFAAQPLEQRTEMLNNIGKQRWVDVDNGSPAAMFDQLPSKLPENADMDTKETFEFYRTKRGFHENSILSNGRWNATMPLSFMSTPIMNYMDEISPRPLLLIAGENAFSRPASEVAYKKAKEPKELMLIPDAWHSTLYDNMEKIPFVKIVDFFNDSL, from the coding sequence ATGAGAAATTTCACTTTTGATTTAGATGAGAATGTAGAAAGAAGAGAGGTTAGATTTAATAACCGATTTGGTATTGAAATTGCTGCAGATTTCTACCTACCAAAAAATATTGGTGATAAAAAGCTTAGTGGTCTAGTTATTGGTGGTCCTTTTGGAGCTGTTAAAGAGCAAGCTTCAGGACGTTATGCAAATGAAATGGCAAAAAATGGCTTTGCGGCATTAGCCTTTGACGGTTCATATACTGGTGAAAGTGGTGGTACTCCAAGAAATGTTGCTGCTCCAGATATTAATACTGAAGATTTCATGGCAGCTGTAGATGGAATCGGTATGCAAAAGAATGTTGATCGTGATAGCATCGGGGTTATTGGTATATGTGGATGGGGTTCACTAGCTTTGAATGCAGTAGCCATTGACAAACGTGTTAAAGCAGTTGCAACCGTTTCGATGTATGATGCTTCAGCCGGATTTGCAGCTCAACCACTAGAGCAACGTACAGAAATGTTGAATAATATTGGTAAACAACGCTGGGTGGATGTTGATAATGGAAGTCCTGCAGCAATGTTTGATCAATTACCAAGTAAATTACCAGAAAATGCAGATATGGATACAAAGGAAACATTCGAATTTTATCGTACAAAACGTGGTTTCCATGAAAATTCTATCCTTTCAAATGGTCGTTGGAATGCAACAATGCCATTATCATTTATGAGCACACCAATTATGAACTATATGGATGAAATATCTCCACGTCCACTATTGTTGATAGCAGGTGAAAATGCATTCTCTAGACCAGCTAGCGAAGTTGCATACAAAAAAGCTAAAGAGCCAAAGGAATTGATGCTTATTCCTGATGCATGGCATTCAACACTTTATGATAATATGGAAAAAATTCCATTTGTTAAAATTGTTGATTTCTTCAATGATAGTTTATAA
- a CDS encoding galactokinase, translated as MNNNDLLSDYQNIFKSSAERLFFSPGRINLIGEHTDYNGGNVFPCAISIGTYAAYGARDDGKIQMYSANIPDKGIISFNIDDLDYKKEDDWVNYPRGIMYFLAKRGYKFDHGFNLFIHGNLPDGAGLSSSASIELLMGTILNTVFDLKVDQLDLVKIGQEDENNYIGVNSGIMDQFAVGMGKKDQAILLDTNTMKYQYAPVKLGDNVIVIMNTNKRRELADSKYNERRSECELALKKLQTKLDINSLGDLSIDEFNEYDYLINDDALIRRARHAVFENQRTLKAIKRLNDNDIEGFGRLVNASHISLHYDYEVTGKELDTLVETAWKQPGVLGARMTGAGFGGCAIAIVAKDEVENFKSNVGKTYKDEIGYDADFYIAEISDGPKELSEVGE; from the coding sequence ATGAATAACAACGACCTTCTTTCAGACTATCAAAACATATTTAAATCCTCAGCCGAGAGACTTTTCTTTTCCCCCGGAAGAATCAATCTAATCGGTGAACACACTGACTACAATGGTGGTAATGTGTTCCCTTGTGCCATTAGTATTGGTACATACGCTGCCTATGGTGCACGTGATGACGGAAAAATTCAAATGTATTCAGCAAATATTCCTGATAAAGGAATCATTAGTTTCAATATCGATGACTTAGACTACAAAAAAGAAGACGATTGGGTGAACTATCCCCGTGGTATCATGTACTTCTTAGCAAAACGTGGCTATAAGTTCGATCATGGCTTCAATTTATTCATTCACGGTAATCTGCCTGATGGTGCTGGTCTTTCATCTTCTGCATCAATCGAACTATTGATGGGAACTATTTTGAATACAGTCTTTGATCTAAAAGTAGACCAATTAGACTTAGTAAAAATCGGTCAAGAAGACGAAAATAATTATATTGGTGTTAACTCAGGTATCATGGACCAATTTGCTGTCGGTATGGGTAAAAAGGATCAAGCAATTTTACTTGATACCAATACTATGAAATACCAATATGCTCCAGTTAAACTTGGAGATAACGTTATCGTGATCATGAACACAAATAAGCGTCGTGAATTGGCTGATTCCAAATACAACGAACGTCGTAGTGAATGTGAACTAGCTCTAAAGAAATTACAAACCAAATTGGACATCAATTCTCTTGGAGATCTTTCGATCGATGAATTCAACGAATATGACTATTTGATAAATGACGATGCCTTGATTCGTCGTGCCAGACATGCAGTGTTCGAAAATCAACGTACTTTAAAGGCCATCAAGAGATTAAATGACAACGATATCGAAGGCTTCGGACGCTTGGTCAATGCCTCACACATCTCACTACATTACGACTATGAAGTAACTGGTAAAGAACTAGACACTCTAGTGGAAACAGCTTGGAAACAGCCAGGTGTCCTCGGTGCCCGTATGACAGGTGCAGGATTTGGTGGATGTGCTATCGCCATTGTCGCTAAAGACGAAGTAGAAAACTTCAAGTCAAATGTTGGTAAAACATATAAAGATGAGATTGGATATGACGCTGACTTTTATATTGCTGAGATTTCTGATGGACCAAAAGAATTATCCGAGGTGGGTGAATAA